A portion of the uncultured Draconibacterium sp. genome contains these proteins:
- a CDS encoding ABC transporter ATP-binding protein, whose amino-acid sequence MIKTENLTKVFRTEEVETSALNEVSLHVKKGEFVAIMGPSGCGKSTLMNIIGLLDNPTSGEYYFDGAEVGQLKERNRTMLRKGNIGFVFQSFNLIDELNVYENVELPLIYLKLKARERKEMVEKVLERMKIAHRAKHFPQQLSGGQQQRVAIARAVVANPKLILADEPTGNLDSKNGLEVMNLLTELNREGTTIVMVTHSLHDSEFAHRVVNLFDGMIITEEVKKEMGEILL is encoded by the coding sequence ATGATAAAGACAGAAAATCTAACAAAAGTATTTCGCACAGAAGAAGTGGAAACCAGTGCATTGAATGAGGTAAGCCTACATGTAAAAAAGGGTGAATTTGTTGCCATTATGGGACCTTCGGGTTGTGGTAAATCAACCTTAATGAATATCATCGGATTACTGGATAATCCTACAAGCGGTGAATATTACTTTGACGGCGCAGAGGTTGGACAGCTAAAAGAACGCAATCGCACCATGCTGCGCAAAGGAAATATCGGTTTTGTATTTCAGAGCTTTAACCTGATCGATGAACTGAATGTATACGAAAATGTGGAGCTTCCACTTATTTACCTGAAACTAAAAGCCCGCGAGCGCAAAGAAATGGTAGAGAAAGTACTGGAGCGTATGAAAATTGCTCACCGCGCAAAGCACTTTCCACAGCAACTTTCGGGTGGTCAGCAGCAACGTGTGGCCATTGCCCGTGCAGTAGTTGCCAATCCGAAGCTGATTCTTGCCGATGAGCCTACCGGTAACCTCGACTCGAAAAACGGTCTGGAAGTAATGAACCTGCTTACTGAACTCAATCGCGAAGGAACAACCATTGTAATGGTAACTCACTCGTTGCACGACTCGGAATTCGCCCATCGTGTTGTTAACCTGTTCGACGGTATGATCATCACCGAAGAGGTGAAAAAAGAAATGGGAGAGATTTTGTTATAG
- a CDS encoding FtsX-like permease family protein: protein MKNLRFIFRMFRRNPLLVFVNLPGLAIGLSAVLLLSVYLKHELSYDQHFQTKNNVLRIYNKVTEEGNVTNWGICLRSSYTEIPSSIPEIKSATQIYRGWETTAEYEKQKFPNFQLLFADKDFFDVFGLELIQGNTRNALVGENNVVITRSTALKVFNTVDCVGEVLNVSEESATVTGVINDLPNNTHFNFDLLMSMQTVHPENWGGLELYTYFRIDENADLAAVGEKIAAANNELMKPWGEPFNATVETGAELLADLHLHTVVDFDLSPKANLTHVFIIAGIAFLVLLIAMVNYINLYVLHGEKRIAEIASRKSLGATQSTLSRLFFTETSVISLLSFVLALGLTALVQPSFSNLMQSQIELSDMFSFSGILLVLAILAVLIFVSGAYPSYYLSKLNLVNALKGKSSKVKRKSTLSRIAVISQFSISVFLISALVIVFAQVNYLKEVPLGFNPDNVIGVTNLNNEVRRSASSIADDLTQLAFVEDVAFSDHGMGQGSSGQGIRNYGDPGNFNSVNEYRVRPGFAKTMQLDLVDGRYFNKSEADKNAVILNEAAAKMLGADVKVGSLVQMFKDPLTVIAIAKDFYYIDHPGALIEPLVITNKPSNVNNLYVRTKAGTSSAQLAQIDEVIKSYSPELIISKFLLTDVYANKYTNEERMIKLVTTGAGLAIIISFIGLMALSVLNVNRRKKEIGIRKVIGSTEKQVVRELLKETFVLVLIAIAIAFVGSYFTMQQWLQHFINRVSISPVYFLLSAAFALLIAFMAVGWQSWRAATRNPVEALRYE from the coding sequence ATGAAAAATTTACGATTTATATTCAGAATGTTTCGGCGAAATCCCTTGTTGGTTTTTGTAAACCTTCCCGGATTAGCCATCGGATTGAGCGCAGTGTTGCTCTTGTCGGTTTACCTAAAACACGAACTTAGTTACGACCAGCATTTCCAAACAAAAAACAATGTTTTAAGAATCTACAACAAAGTTACCGAAGAAGGCAATGTTACAAATTGGGGAATCTGTTTACGCAGCTCATACACTGAAATTCCGTCAAGCATTCCGGAAATAAAATCGGCAACACAAATTTACAGAGGGTGGGAAACAACAGCGGAATACGAGAAACAAAAATTTCCCAACTTTCAATTACTGTTTGCCGATAAGGATTTCTTCGATGTATTCGGATTGGAGTTAATTCAGGGAAACACCAGAAATGCTTTGGTAGGTGAAAACAACGTGGTTATTACCCGGTCAACGGCATTAAAGGTATTTAATACCGTGGATTGTGTTGGCGAGGTTTTGAATGTTTCGGAGGAGTCGGCTACAGTAACGGGTGTAATTAATGATTTACCCAACAACACGCATTTTAATTTCGATTTATTGATGTCGATGCAGACGGTTCATCCCGAAAACTGGGGAGGGCTTGAACTGTACACTTATTTCCGAATTGACGAGAACGCCGATTTAGCTGCAGTTGGCGAAAAAATAGCCGCTGCAAACAACGAGTTAATGAAACCATGGGGTGAACCTTTTAATGCGACTGTAGAAACCGGAGCAGAATTGCTGGCAGATTTGCATTTGCACACTGTGGTTGATTTTGACCTTTCGCCAAAAGCCAATTTAACGCACGTTTTTATCATTGCAGGCATTGCCTTTTTGGTGTTGCTTATTGCCATGGTAAACTACATTAATCTGTACGTTTTGCATGGCGAAAAACGAATTGCCGAAATTGCTTCACGAAAATCGTTGGGAGCAACGCAAAGCACATTGTCGCGTTTGTTTTTTACCGAAACATCAGTGATCAGCCTATTGTCGTTTGTGCTGGCTTTAGGACTAACAGCGCTTGTTCAGCCTTCGTTTTCCAACCTTATGCAAAGTCAGATCGAGTTGTCAGACATGTTTTCTTTCTCCGGAATTCTGTTGGTATTGGCAATTCTTGCGGTTTTAATATTTGTTTCGGGTGCTTATCCAAGTTATTATTTGTCGAAATTAAACCTCGTTAATGCGCTCAAAGGAAAATCGTCCAAGGTAAAACGGAAAAGCACACTGTCGCGCATTGCTGTTATTTCACAGTTTTCCATATCGGTTTTTCTCATTAGTGCGCTGGTAATTGTATTTGCCCAGGTGAACTATTTAAAAGAAGTGCCACTTGGTTTTAATCCCGATAATGTAATTGGCGTTACCAACCTGAATAACGAGGTGAGAAGAAGCGCGTCGTCAATTGCTGATGACTTAACGCAACTGGCATTTGTTGAAGATGTAGCTTTTTCTGATCATGGGATGGGGCAAGGTTCAAGCGGACAAGGAATCAGAAATTATGGCGATCCGGGAAATTTTAATAGTGTAAATGAATATCGGGTACGTCCCGGATTTGCAAAAACCATGCAACTGGATCTTGTTGATGGTCGGTATTTCAATAAATCGGAAGCGGATAAAAATGCCGTTATTCTGAATGAAGCAGCTGCAAAAATGTTGGGAGCTGATGTAAAAGTTGGGAGCTTGGTTCAAATGTTCAAAGATCCCTTAACGGTAATCGCCATCGCAAAAGATTTTTATTATATCGATCATCCCGGGGCTCTTATCGAACCTCTTGTTATAACAAACAAACCCAGCAACGTAAACAACCTTTATGTGCGCACAAAAGCAGGTACTAGTTCTGCCCAACTGGCACAAATTGATGAGGTGATTAAAAGTTATTCGCCCGAACTCATCATTAGCAAGTTTCTGTTAACCGATGTTTACGCCAATAAATACACCAACGAAGAGCGTATGATAAAACTGGTTACCACCGGTGCCGGACTGGCAATCATCATCAGTTTTATTGGTTTAATGGCGCTTTCGGTGCTAAATGTAAACCGACGAAAAAAAGAGATTGGAATACGGAAAGTAATAGGCAGTACCGAAAAACAGGTTGTTCGCGAGCTGTTGAAAGAAACATTTGTCTTGGTTCTTATTGCTATTGCGATAGCTTTTGTTGGAAGCTATTTTACCATGCAGCAATGGCTTCAACATTTTATAAACCGCGTTTCCATCAGTCCTGTATATTTTCTGCTTAGTGCTGCCTTTGCACTGCTTATTGCGTTTATGGCAGTAGGCTGGCAAAGCTGGCGGGCTGCTACGCGAAATCCGGTTGAGGCACTTCGGTATGAGTAA